One genomic window of Elusimicrobiota bacterium includes the following:
- the thiH gene encoding 2-iminoacetate synthase ThiH yields the protein MSFSGLLEKYPKEYISGYLNSVNEEQVKTSLNKAEHEIKDFLNLLSPKADGFLEQMAVKSQEITVQYFGRVIILYIPLYISNYCNNSCTYCGFRSENKIPRSILSLNEVEENVVEIARKGIKHILLLTGEDRSKTSLGYLLEAVRIVKKYFSFIGIEMFPMEMEEYARLKEAGVDGLTIYQEVYDREIYKKVHLSGKKTDYLYRLDTPERGAKANLQSVNIGPLLGLGEPLSETFYAGLHAYYLQKHYPEVEISLSVPRINEAEGACGELFKVDDRTFVRTVTALRIFLKRAGITLSTRESPDMRDNLVSLGITRMSAGSQTGVGSYTAQEKQPEQFSIRDERSIEEITKMIGSRGYEPIFKDWEMLR from the coding sequence ATGTCTTTTTCCGGTTTGCTAGAAAAATACCCCAAAGAATATATTTCAGGATATTTAAATTCAGTTAATGAAGAACAGGTTAAAACAAGCCTGAACAAAGCAGAGCATGAAATAAAAGATTTTCTTAACCTACTATCTCCGAAAGCAGATGGTTTTCTTGAACAAATGGCTGTTAAATCCCAGGAAATCACAGTGCAGTATTTTGGCAGGGTTATAATATTATATATTCCTCTTTATATTTCAAATTACTGTAATAACTCCTGCACCTACTGCGGGTTCAGATCGGAAAACAAGATACCAAGAAGTATACTTTCCCTTAATGAGGTCGAGGAGAATGTCGTAGAGATAGCAAGGAAAGGCATCAAACATATCCTTTTGCTTACAGGTGAGGACAGGTCAAAGACATCTTTAGGGTATCTGCTGGAAGCCGTGAGGATAGTGAAAAAGTATTTTTCATTTATAGGAATAGAAATGTTCCCTATGGAAATGGAGGAATACGCGCGGCTGAAAGAGGCGGGTGTTGACGGGCTCACCATTTATCAGGAAGTTTATGACCGGGAGATATATAAAAAAGTGCATCTTTCCGGAAAGAAAACGGATTATCTTTACAGACTGGATACTCCTGAAAGAGGCGCCAAAGCAAACCTTCAGTCCGTGAATATCGGCCCTCTGCTCGGTCTCGGGGAACCGTTGAGTGAAACTTTTTATGCCGGGTTGCATGCGTATTACCTCCAGAAGCATTATCCAGAAGTAGAAATCAGTCTTTCCGTACCAAGGATAAACGAGGCCGAAGGCGCCTGCGGGGAACTGTTCAAGGTTGACGACAGGACTTTCGTCAGGACAGTAACCGCCCTGAGGATTTTTCTTAAACGGGCCGGGATTACCCTTTCGACAAGGGAGAGTCCGGATATGAGAGATAACCTCGTTTCCCTGGGTATAACGAGGATGTCGGCGGGCTCACAGACCGGGGTAGGAAGCTATACGGCGCAGGAAAAGCAACCCGAGCAGTTCAGTATCCGTGATGAAAGGTCCATAGAGGAAATAACTAAAATGATTGGTTCCAGGGGCTATGAGCCAATATTCAAGGATTGGGAGATGTTGAGATGA
- the thiE gene encoding thiamine phosphate synthase — MKNNILPGGIYGITAEEYSLGRSNLEIVKAMIEGGIKVIQYREKENMTPGKKFEECLKIRDLTRKNNVLFIVNDHIDIAQLVGADGIHLGQDDISIKEARKIFKGLIGLSTHSPEQARKAVEDGADYIGVGPIYPTKTKKSVCPAVGLEYLDYVVAKLKIPFVAIGGIKEHNIKEVISHGAKTVALVTEITGSKDIPGMIKKLHDHFQD; from the coding sequence ATGAAAAATAATATTTTACCTGGCGGAATCTACGGAATAACGGCAGAGGAATATTCTCTCGGAAGAAGCAATCTTGAAATAGTAAAAGCGATGATAGAGGGCGGGATAAAGGTTATCCAGTACAGGGAGAAGGAGAATATGACTCCGGGAAAGAAATTCGAGGAATGCTTAAAGATAAGGGATCTGACGCGGAAAAACAATGTTCTATTTATAGTGAATGATCATATTGACATAGCCCAGCTGGTGGGGGCGGACGGGATCCATCTCGGGCAGGACGATATTTCGATAAAAGAAGCAAGGAAGATATTCAAGGGGCTCATTGGATTATCCACCCATTCGCCCGAGCAGGCGAGGAAAGCCGTAGAAGACGGCGCTGATTACATAGGTGTGGGCCCTATCTATCCTACAAAAACAAAGAAGAGTGTCTGCCCTGCTGTAGGTTTGGAGTATCTCGATTATGTTGTGGCAAAGCTTAAAATACCTTTTGTGGCAATAGGCGGTATTAAAGAGCATAATATTAAGGAAGTAATCTCCCACGGAGCAAAAACAGTTGCGCTCGTAACTGAAATAACCGGAAGCAAAGACATTCCGGGTATGATAAAGAAATTACATGATCATTTTCAAGATTAA
- the thiF gene encoding sulfur carrier protein ThiS adenylyltransferase ThiF, giving the protein MKKVGIAGVGGIGSNVALHLVRSGVKCFKIVDFDEIIESNLNRQFYFRDQLTQRKVDKLEENLKRIMPDLMIEKEIKLLTPENIVETFADCDIIIEGFDKADCKAFLIDRLGRSGKIVISACGVAGMDVDAIKMKKVSDSVFVVGDFKTDIKDKKLFSHKVSIAASLMAGIALKEMGFTDEK; this is encoded by the coding sequence ATGAAAAAAGTCGGAATTGCAGGGGTGGGTGGAATAGGCAGCAATGTGGCTCTTCATTTGGTGAGGAGCGGGGTGAAATGTTTTAAGATAGTGGATTTTGATGAAATAATTGAGTCGAATCTTAACAGACAATTTTATTTCAGAGACCAGCTCACTCAGCGAAAGGTGGACAAACTTGAAGAGAACCTTAAACGGATAATGCCGGATCTGATGATTGAAAAGGAAATAAAACTTCTTACACCTGAGAATATCGTTGAGACCTTTGCAGACTGCGACATAATAATTGAAGGTTTTGACAAAGCCGATTGCAAGGCTTTTCTGATAGACAGGCTTGGCAGATCGGGCAAAATAGTGATATCCGCCTGCGGAGTAGCGGGGATGGATGTAGATGCTATAAAGATGAAAAAAGTGTCTGATTCAGTTTTTGTAGTCGGTGATTTCAAAACTGATATCAAGGACAAAAAATTATTCTCCCACAAGGTATCAATAGCCGCTTCCTTGATGGCGGGTATTGCATTGAAAGAAATGGGGTTTACCGATGAAAAATAA